In Aspergillus fumigatus Af293 chromosome 2, whole genome shotgun sequence, a genomic segment contains:
- a CDS encoding putative MFS transporter, whose product MDDKLPTQITSGGIDEDEEALEGYVVDPSRYANNAAGLKTTPDGRYVLIPQPLDTPDDPLNWSSRKKWLIVWIMAYIAFLADYTGGTAIITIIPQSIEWNLSQATVQRAVVGNLFTIGSCGIIVVVLAGYFGRMPVLLLFQAVMVGTCAWSAAATSFESYMAARIINGLFCSVGQGGALLWIKDLFFFHEHPKVINYIEFFIIMSPYLGPLLTCFIVTDVAWRWAFWLCTCMSAVAFLLVFLLDETLFDRKGRQVPRGSYIARLTGVQQAQLWRERRFLQCAMRPIVAITRIPVLIILIYYLLNFAWVIGVNTTIGIWLSNDYGFSTRGIGYFYFFGIVGVIIGWLTGHYLHDAVGTFYMNRHQGRLHPEARLIIVYPATILCCVSLIVLGFAFERHWHYMVIAVFAAMQCSSMMIITTAINAYLLDCYPEGSGEVGAWVTASRNWGGFMATYIQIDWVSSMGPARALGIQAAITFGSLFFMVVLQLFGQRLRRWQGRMNFGKAAKSA is encoded by the exons ATGGACGACAAACTCCCCACACAGATTACGTCGGGTGGaatcgacgaggacgaagaagccctGGAAGGATATGTCGTTGACCCCAGCCGATATGCGAACAATGCGGCCGGCCTGAAGACAACTCCAGACGGCCGTTATGTGCTCATCCCACAACCGTTGGACACGCCCGATGATCCGCTGAATTGGAGCTCGCGCAAGAAATGGCTCATTGTCTGGATCATGGCGTATATCGCATTCCTGGCGGACTATACTGGGGGCACGGCGATCATCACTATTATCCCCCAGTCCAT AGAGTGGAATCTGTCTCAGGCCACGGTCCAACGAGCCGTCGTAGGCAACCTCTTCACCATCGGTTCCTGCGGTATCATCGTGGTGGTCCTGGCAGGCTACTTCGGTCGCATGCCTGTGCTTCTGCTGTTCCAAGCAGTCATGGTCGGGACTTGTGCCTGGTCCGCAGCGGCCACCAGCTTTGAGTCATACATGGCGGCGCGAATCATCAACGGGCTCTTCTGCAGTGTCGGCCAGGGAGGCGCGTTGCTCTGGATCAAAGAcctgttcttctttcatGAGCACCCCAAGGTCATTAACTACATCGagttcttcatcatcatgagcCCCTACCTTGGCCCGCTGCTGACCTGCTTTATCGTGACGGATGTCGCCTGGCGCTGGGCCTTTTGGCTGTGTACCTGCATGTCCGCCGTGGCCTTTCtgcttgtctttcttctcgACGAAACGCTGTTTGATCGCAAAGGGCGCCAGGTCCCAAGAGGGTCCTATATCGCCCGTCTCACGGGAGTCCAGCAAGCACAGCTGTGGCGGGAGAGGAGATTCCTCCAGTGCGCCATGAGGCCTATCGTCGCGATTACCAGGATTCCGGTGCTGATTATCCTGATCTACTATCTCCTCAACTTCGCCTGGGTGATTGGAGTCAATACAACCATCGGAATCTGGCTGAGCAATGACTACGGCTTTTCCACTCGCGGCATTG GTTACTTCTACTTCTTCGGCATCGTCGGTGTCATCATTGGCTGGTTGACGGGGCATTACCTCCACGATGCAGTGGGCACCTTTTATATGAATCGACATCAAGGCCGACTGCACCCCGAGGCACGCCTGATCATTGTCTACCCCGCCACCATCCTCTGCTGCGTCAGTCTGATCGTGCTCGGGTTCGCCTTTGAGCGCCACTGGCATTACATGGTCATTGCCGTCTTCGCAGCCATGCAATGTAGCAGTATGATGATCATTACGACCGCTATCAATGCATACCTGCTCGACTGCTACCCCGAGGGGTCCGGTGAGGTGGGCGCGTGGGTGACGGCCAGTCGCAACTGGGGAGGGTTCATGGCCACGTATATTCAGATTGACTGGGTCAGCAGCATGGGGCCGGCTAGGGCACTGGGGATCCAGGCGGCTATTACGTTTGGATCACTGTTCTTTATGGTGGTGTTGCAGCTGTTTGGACAGCGGCTGCGCAGGTGGCAGGGGAGAATGAATTTTGGCAAAGCTGCCAAGTCTGCATAG
- a CDS encoding putative 3-beta hydroxysteroid dehydrogenase/isomerase, whose protein sequence is MDVLNRGNRVVYLGNTASYSRCSHLRSFFIPGFIQMPAGLIFITGATGFIGSAVALEALNAGYSLRISIRKESQIPKLKKILSQFEDKIEFVVVPDITQESSFAGKLEGVEYVLHLASPLPHGTNKETYFGPAVKGTTAILKEAAKVSTVKRVVITSSMAALIPLTGVPEGEFVREDTGWDLSVDPNADFTGPDDAATSFRLYRASKLLANNASWEFRNTAKPHFALVTLHPAYVFGHNHVQTSPEEVQGGTNGMLWGTIMTGKPMGNSTGVHVRDVAEAHIKALDETVPDGSKFLLAGKRASWSDVARIVKRDYPDIGAKITEDISGEPFPLDTTEAEKVLGMKWRSLDQMVKDVVDQQLELMRQTSL, encoded by the exons ATGGACGTCCTCAATCGAGGTAATCGAGTTGTATATTTAGGCAACACCGCCTCCTACAGCCGTTGTTCTCATCTACGCTCATTCTTTATTCCAGGTTTCATCCAAATGCCTGCCGGACTTATCTTCATCACCGGTGCTACCGGCTTTATTGGCAGCGCTGTGGCCCTCGAAGCCCTCAACGCAGGTTACTCGCTGCGCATCAGCATCCGCAAAGAGTCACAGATCCCCAAACTCAAGAAAATTCTGTCGCAATTCGAAGACAAGATAGAGTTCGTTGTCGTGCCTGACATCACTCAGGAATCTTCCTTCGCAGGGAAGCTAGAAGGAGTCGAATATGTGCTTCACCTtgcctctcctcttccccacGGGACAAATAAAGAGACGTACTTTGGTCCGGCTGTAAAGGGCACAACGGCCATTCTGAAGGAAGCCGCCAAAGTCAGTACGGTCAAGCGCGTCGTGATTACTTCGTCCATGGCGGCACTCATACCGCTCACGGGGGTTCCTGAGGGAGAATTCGTCAGAG AGGACACCGGTTGGGACCTATCTGTCGACCCAAATGCTGACTTCACAGGCCCAGACGACGCTGCCACCTCGTTCAGGCTTTACCGCGCCTCGAAGCTCCTAGCAAACAACGCCAGTTGGGAATTCAGGAACACCGCGAAACCGCATTTCGCGCTTGTGACTCTCCACCCTGCCTACGTCTTTGGACATAATCATGTGCAGACTAGCCCGGAGGAGGTCCAAGGTGGAACCAATGGAATGCTCTGGGGAACCATCATGACCGGCAAACCAATGGGAAACAGCACTGGGGTACACGTCCGGGACGTGGCTGAGGCACATATTAAGGCGCTTGATGAGACAGTGCCGGACGGGTCCAAGTTCTTGTTGGCAGGTAAAAGGGCATCTTGGAGCGACGTTGCCCGCATCGTAAAGAGAGACTATCCGGACATTGGTGCCAAAATTACGGAGGATATCTCTGGAGAACCTTTCCCACTGGATACAACCGAGGCCGAGAAGGTCTTGGGCATGAAATGGAGGTCGTTGGACCAGATGGTCAAAGACGTGGTGGACCAACAGTTGGAGTTGATGAGACAGACATCCCTGTAG